One region of Budorcas taxicolor isolate Tak-1 chromosome 3, Takin1.1, whole genome shotgun sequence genomic DNA includes:
- the LOC128044733 gene encoding dnaJ homolog subfamily C member 5-like, translating into MADQRQRSLSTSGQSLYHVLGLDKNATSDDINKSYRKLALKYHPDKNPDNPEAADRFKEINNAHAILTDAAKRNIYDSYGSLGLYMAEQMGEKNIPSSWWAKALFIFCGLLTCCYCCFCCCGKCKPKAPEGEETEFYVSPEDLEAQLQSD; encoded by the coding sequence ATGGCAGACCAGAGACAGCGCTCACTCTCTACCTCTGGGCAGTCCCTGTACCATGTACTGGGGCTGGACAAGAACGCAACCTCGGATGACATTAACAAGTCCTACCGGAAGCTGGCCTTGAAATACCACCCTGACAAGAACCCTGATAACCCGGAGGCTGCGGACAGGTTTAAGGAGATCAACAACGCCCACGCCATCTTGACGGATGCTGCGAAAAGAAACATCTACGACAGTTACGGCTCCCTGGGGCTCTACATGGCCGAGCAGATGGGGGAGAAGAACATACCCTCCAGCTGGTGGGCCAAGGCCCTGTTCATCTTCTGCGGGCTCCtcacctgctgctactgctgcttctgctgctgcggCAAGTGCAAGCCCAAGGCGCCGGAGGGGGAGGAGACCGAGTTCTATGTGTCCCCCGAGGACCTGGAGGCGCAGCTGCAGTCCGACTAG